CTGTTCTGATGCGATGAATTGAGGGGGTCGTCTTGGATTCTTATGCGAAAGACAAAGTCTCGGATTACACGCGCAACGACGTCGCGACCGCGAATCGTCTGCAGCTTCTGCTGATGCTCTACGACTCGGCGGTCAAGTTCATGTTCGTCGCGGTCAAACGGATCGACGCGGGGGACTTGGCGGGCAAGGGCGAATACATCAGCAAGGCGCTGGCCATCATCAACGAATTTCGCAACACGCTCGATTTCGGTCCCGCGCCGGAACTCGCGCGAAATCTCGACCGTCTCTACAGCTTCATCTCCGACGCACTGATCGATGCGAATATCCGTAACGACAAGAAGCGCCTCGGCGA
This DNA window, taken from Deltaproteobacteria bacterium, encodes the following:
- the fliS gene encoding flagellar export chaperone FliS; translation: MDSYAKDKVSDYTRNDVATANRLQLLLMLYDSAVKFMFVAVKRIDAGDLAGKGEYISKALAIINEFRNTLDFGPAPELARNLDRLYSFISDALIDANIRNDKKRLGDALKVTNTLRSAWAELAARQQSGDQKDAALEQAARGATSDSLVRISV